Proteins co-encoded in one Juglans regia cultivar Chandler chromosome 16, Walnut 2.0, whole genome shotgun sequence genomic window:
- the LOC109014192 gene encoding pentatricopeptide repeat-containing protein At1g08070, chloroplastic-like has translation MLPTLRKFKSRSSARFAFAFPLLRPFASFPASPSFANLSALLQGHILHFHLLQIHAQVFRVGAHQDNLIATRLIGQYPSHIALRIFHQLRDSNIFPFNAIIRVLAEEGLLSSAISIFKTLIQRSLSPNDFTFCFLLKACFWSRDALYVKQIHTHVVKLGFLGDPFVCNGLLAVYAKGIKDLGAARKVFDEMPDKSVACCWTSLLAGYAQSGQTEEVLRFYLMMVQLNLQPENDTLVSILSACSNLEIVEIEKWVSSLTEIDKKVDSKNSAREAVNTVLMYLYGKWGKLEKSREIFDKIVDTAKRSVLPWNAMIGAYVQNGCHMEALSIFRKMVEDFSCKPNHVTMVSVLSACAQIGDLDLGKWVHEYMKFEGTKGIIGSNKILATAFIDMYSKCGSLERAKEVFDQMSSQDVVSFNAMIMGLAVNGEGKEALRLFFRMQEFGVQPNAVTFLGVLCACCHSGLVEKGRQIFLDMTSSFSISPQLEHYACYIDLLARVGYVEEALKVVFSMPFEPNKFVWCALLGGCLLHFKVDLARYVSRRLVEVDPGNSAGYVMLANAFAVDRRWGDVSALRLVMREKGVKKQPGRSWISINGVVHEFLVGSPSHPHINSIYHTLNGLMKQMKVATA, from the coding sequence ATGCTTCCCACCCTCCGAAAGTTCAAAAGCCGCTCATCAGCTCGCTTTGCCTTTGCATTTCCCCTTCTACGCCCTTTTGCTTCTTTCCCAGCCTCCCCTAGCTTCGCCAATCTTTCCGCCCTTCTGCAGGGCCACATCTTACACTTTCACCTCCTTCAAATCCATGCCCAAGTCTTTCGAGTCGGTGCCCATCAGGACAATCTGATTGCCACTCGTCTCATCGGGCAATATCCATCACATATCGCACTCCGAATCTTTCATCAACTCCGTGATTCAAATATCTTCCCCTTCAATGCTATTATACGAGTCTTGGCTGAAGAGGGTCTGTTGTCCAGTGCCatctccatcttcaaaaccttaATACAGCGTTCCCTTTCACCTAACGACTTCACCTTTTGTTTCCTACTCAAGGCGTGCTTTTGGTCCCGTGATGCCCTTTATGTCAAACAAATTCATACTCATGTTGTGAAGTTGGGGTTTCTTGGGGATCCCTTTGTGTGCAATGGCCTTCTTGCAGTTTATGCGAAAGGTATTAAAGATTTGGGTGCAGCTCGTaaggtgtttgatgaaatgccGGATAAGAGTGTGGCCTGTTGCTGGACTTCGTTGTTAGCTGGCTATGCTCAGTCAGGCCAGACTGAGGAGGTTTTACGGTTTTACcttatgatggttcagctgaacTTGCAGCCAGAAAATGATACTTTGGTCAGTATTTTATCCGCATGTTCAAACCTTGAGATTGTAGAAATTGAGAAATGGGTGTCATCTCTAACAGAAATTGACAAAAAGGTCGATTCCAAGAATTCCGCTCGTGAGGCTGTCAATACCGTTCTCATGTATTTGTATGGGAAATGGGGGAAGCTTGAGAAGAGTAGggaaatatttgataaaattgttgaTACTGCTAAGAGAAGTGTACTTCCTTGGAATGCCATGATTGGTGCATATGTACAGAACGGTTGCCATATGGAGGCACTGAGTATTTTCCGCAAGATGGTGGAGGATTTCAGTTGTAAACCGAACCATGTTACAATGGTTAGCGTGCTTTCAGCTTGTGCTCAAATTGGTGATTTAGATCTTGGTAAGTGGGTGCATGAGTATATGAAATTTGAAGGAACTAAAGGTATCATTGGGTCAAACAAAATACTAGCTACGGCGTTCATAGACATGTATTCTAAATGTGGGAGCTTGGAGAGGGCAAAAGAGGTTTTTGACCAGATGTCCTCCCAAGATGTTGTCTCCTTCAACGCTATGATTATGGGCCTTGCAGTAAATGGTGAGGGGAAGGAGGCATTGAGGCTTTTCTTTAGGATGCAAGAGTTTGGCGTACAACCCAATGCCGTAACTTTCCTTGGTGTTTTATGTGCATGCTGTCACTCAGGTTTAGTAGAGAAAGGACGCCAAATATTCCTAGACATGACCTCAAGCTTTTCTATTTCCCCGCAATTAGAACACTATGCTTGCTATATTGATCTCCTTGCACGAGTCGGCTATGTCGAAGAAGCTCTAAAGGTTGTTTTTTCCATGCCTTTTGAGCCAAATAAGTTTGTCTGGTGTGCTTTGCTTGGGGGTTGCCTGCTCCACTTCAAAGTTGATCTGGCCCGATATGTTTCCAGAAGGCTCGTTGAAGTGGACCCAGGTAATTCGGCAGGTTATGTGATGTTGGCTAACGCGTTTGCAGTTGATCGCCGCTGGGGTGATGTCTCAGCTCTGAGGTTGGTTATGAGGGAAAAGGGGGTGAAGAAGCAGCCAGGGCGAAGTTGGATCAGCATAAATGGCGTCGTGCATGAATTTCTTGTGGGGTCGCCATCACATCCTCatattaatagcatatatcATACACTGAATGGATTGATGAAGCAAATGAAGGTTGCAACTGCGTGA
- the LOC109014193 gene encoding pumilio homolog 15-like — protein MIPPEYHASFGSSETGTELNPGLDETTHEQGLETLLSRLNLSNPPPTSQFGLEDAWSGVDSMRGNINSYDSITASGLAPSTYAQERQYSLRTTMQERIWQMMRIQTALRGQTGYCTSPRGVPLSSYNISNEFDWQCGRQSLGTMNYDYPFRSSSSPKGIRLDSKFQTRERFGNDDWISFQPPQRPPTSSLLEELNRQQLISETEDRRGYPLSQRIGEWEDHLHKLMVHPSYHYQVQKRLEESNEEEVTEILNGLIRNALKLARTCTDNHGSRSVQKLLKHLKTPVQIFFAISALRDITLTLAKSPSGQFVIRKCFQLFSAKDNEQILNEIAENCLEIATDKVGCCVMQDCVNYADEETRERLVNRIVAYAPFLSQHSYGNFVVQYVLSMGRPEVAEELLANLKGRFLMLSMNKHGSHVVEKFLRGYEEEKYSSRIIEELISGDPERSLNLFQDRWGNYVAQTAKKVAKGLTREALMSLINSYKPFLENHPHGKCVLMASASGRKKHHRVQSIIIHY, from the exons atgattccGCCTGAGTATCATGCAAGTTTTGGATCATCGGAAACTGGGACGGAACTAAACCCTGGTCTTGACGAGACCACTCATGAACAAGGCCTTGAAACTTTACTGAGTCGGCTCAATCTATCAAATCCACCTCCCACGTCTCAATTTGGTCTAGAGGATGCCTGGTCCGGAGTTGATTCTATGCGAGGGAATATTAATTCTTATGATTCTATAACGGCCAGTGGGCTTGCTCCTTCAACGTATGCACAAGAACGGCAATATTCGCTGAGGACGACAATGCAAGAACGTATCTGGCAGATGATGAGAATTCAGACTGCACTGAGGGGACAAACGGGTTATTGTACAAGCCCCCGTGGAGTACCATTATCGAGCTATAACATTAGCAACGAGTTCGATTGGCAATGCGGAAGGCAATCATTAGGGACAATGAATTATGATTATCCTTTTAGGTCTTCTTCAAGTCCTAAAGGGATTCGATTAGATTCGAAATTCCAAACTCGGGAAAGGTTCGGTAATGACGATTGGATTTCATTTCAGCCGCCGCAACGGCCTCCAACTTCCTCCTTACTGGAAGAATTGAACCGCCAACAACTGATTTCGGAGACCGAAGACCGACGGGGTTACCCTTTGTCGCAGAGAATTGGGGAGTGGGAGGATCATTTGCACAAGTTAATGGTTCACCCAAGTTACCATTATCAAGTTCAGAAGCGTTTGGAAGAAAGCAATGAAGAAGAAGTGACTGAAATTCTTAACGGTTTGATCAGGAATGCACTAAAGCTAGCGCGCACATGCACTGACAACCATGG AAGTCGGTCAGTGCAGAAGTTGCTGAAGCATCTCAAAACTCCGGTGCAAATATTCTTTGCGATATCAGCTCTAAGGGATATTACACTTACCCTGGCCAAGAGCCCGAGCGGTCAGTTTGTAATTAGGAAGTGCTTTCAACTTTTCTCCGCCAAAGATAATGAG CAAATTCTGAATGAAATCGCAGAGAACTGTCTTGAGATTGCGACAGACAAAGTTGGGTGTTGTGTAATGCAAGACTGTGTCAATTATGCTGATGAAGAAACTAGGGAACGTCTTGTGAATAGAATCGTAGCATATGCACCATTCCTTTCACAACATTCttatgg GAACTTCGTTGTGCAGTACGTATTATCTATGGGGAGGCCGGAAGTTGCAGAAGAATTACTGGCGAATCTTAAAGGAAGGTTTCTTATGCTCTCCATGAACAAGCATGGCAGCCATGTGGTGGAAAAGTTCTTGCGAGgatatgaagaagaaaaatattcttctaGGATTATTGAGGAGCTTATTTCTGGTGATCCGGAACGTTCCTTGAATTTATTTCAGGATCGGTGGGGGAATTATGTTGCTCAGACCGCCAAGAAGGTAGCTAAG GGACTCACCCGCGAAGCTCTTATGTCACTCATTAATTCTTACAAGCCATTTTTGGAAAACCATCCTCATGGTAAATGTGTGCTGATGGCCTCAGCCAGTGGCCGCAAGAAGCACCATAGGGTACAATCGATCATCATCCATTACTAG
- the LOC109014194 gene encoding uncharacterized protein LOC109014194 → MERKQGFFSALKEEIVRGLSPSRSRANSPARTRSPIISGLLRRKKASQHQYHLAHPEPLIARSGSLRPLGEALAPLMEGPDPDGGEIGDSKRSGSSLGQWMKGQLTRTPSVTSSMAAYKRSDLRLLLGVMGAPLAPVHVSATDPLPHLSIKDTPIETSSAQYILQQYTAASGGQKLQNSIKNAYAMGKVRMVASEFETATKVMKNRNASRCAESGGFVLWQMNPDMWYVELAVGGSKVHAGCNGKLVWRHTPWLGAHTAKGPVRPLRRALQGLDPRSTASMFADARCIGEKKINGEDCFILKHCADPQTLKARSEGPAEIIRHVLFGYFSQKTGLLVHLEDSHLTRIQSIGGDAVYWETTINSFLDDYRPVEGIMIAHSGHSVVTLFRFGEIAMSHTKTRMEEAWTIEEVAFNVPGLSVDCFIPPADLRSGSISETCELPQDERGKGAIALAGHRAKVAALEKEHDSSGDNMSWKMEA, encoded by the exons ATGGAAAGAAAGCAGGGGTTCTTCTCCGCCCTCAAGGAAGAGATTGTGCGGGGCCTCTCGCCTTCTCGTTCTCGGGCGAACAGCCCCGCCCGAACTAGGTCGCCCATTATTTCGGGTCTTCTCCGGAGAAAGAAGGCCAGCCAGCACCAATACCACTTGGCGCATCCGGAGCCGTTGATCGCGAGATCCGGCAGTCTGAGGCCTCTCGGAGAGGCATTGGCGCCTCTCATGGAGGGTCCGGACCCTGACGGAGGGGAAATCGGTGATTCGAAAAGGAGCGGATCGAGTCTCGGCCAGTGGATGAAAGGACAGCTAACGAGGACTCCTTCGGTGACGTCTTCCATGGCAGCTTACAAGAGGTCTGATCTGAGGCTGTTGCTTGGTGTGATGGGTGCTCCTCTCGCCCCCGTGCACGTTAGCGCCACTGACCCTCTGCCTCACCTTAGCATCAAGGACACCCCCatt GAGACTTCGTCTGCCCAGTACATATTGCAGCAATACACAGCGGCTTCTGGTGGGCAGAAGCTGCAGAACTCTATTAAAAATGCGTATGCAATGGGAAAGGTCCGGATGGTAGCTTCGGAGTTTGAAACTGCCACTAAGGTCATGAAGAACCGGAATGCCTCAAGATGTGCTGAGTCGGGTGGCTTTGTGCTTTGGCAGATGAATCCAGATATGTGGTACGTGGAGCTCGCAGTTGGGGGCAGCAAGGTTCATGCTGGCTGCAATGGCAAGCTTGTTTGGAGGCATACCCCCTGGCTTGGTGCCCACACTGCCAAAGGGCCTGTGAGGCCTCTGCGACGTGCACTTCAG gGACTCGATCCCAGAAGTACTGCAAGTATGTTTGCAGATGCAAGATGCATAGGGGAGAAGAAGATCAACGGTGAGGATTGCTTCATCCTCAAGCATTGTGCCGACCCTCAGACACTGAAGGCCAGGAGCGAAGGCCCAGCTGAGATAATTAGGCATGTCTTGTTTGGCTACTTCAGCCAGAAGACTGGGCTTCTTGTTCACTTGGAGGATTCACATCTGACCCGCATCCAATCTATCGGCGGCGATGCAGTTTACTGGGAAACCACAATCAATTCTTTCCTTGACGATTACAGGCCTGTTGAGGGGATCATGATTGCCCACTCTGGGCATTCCGTGGTGACCCTCTTTAGGTTTGGTGAGATAGCAATGAGCCATACCAAAACAAGGATGGAAGAAGCTTGGACAATTGAAGAGGTTGCATTTAATGTTCCAGgcctgtcggtggactgcttcATTCCCCCTGCAGACTTGAGGTCGGGATCCATCAGTGAGACGTGTGAACTGCCACAGGATGAAAGGGGTAAAGGAGCGATTGCACTAGCTGGGCATCGAGCCAAAGTTGCAGCACTAGAGAAAGAACATGACAGCTCAGGTGATAACATGAGTTGGAAGATGGAAGCCTAA